A DNA window from Oncorhynchus tshawytscha isolate Ot180627B linkage group LG13, Otsh_v2.0, whole genome shotgun sequence contains the following coding sequences:
- the LOC112266108 gene encoding olfactory receptor 6N1-like, with product MENSTQVKFFYLFGLQETFINKSVYFTLSLITYLLIITVNLTLIITIIQQKGLHEPMYIFLCSLCINGLYGTAGFYPKFLLDLQSDVQVISYGGCFTQAYVIYTSVMCELSTLTVMSYDRYVAICRPLLYHNIVTSLTIRKLLLLSWCYPLFIALIAVSLAVRLPLCGSRIDKIFCDIPSILKHACLPITINQNLNKFVIVVHVLQLLYIVFSYCQIVRTCVKSAKGRIKFTQTCVPHLITMVIFITVTLFDTLQGWNSSVNITLNMRNAMAVQFLVIPPVFNPLIYGLNLQQIRRAIFRKCNAHKIIDMRR from the coding sequence ATGGAGAACTCAACCCAAGTCAAGTTCTTTTATCTCTTTGGCTTACAAGAGACATTTATCAACAAATCGGTCTATTTTACCTTGTCTCTTATCACATACCTTCTCATCATCACTGTGAATCTGACTCTGATCATAACAATCATTCAGCAGAAAGGTCTCCATGAGCCCATGTATATCTTTCTGTGTAGTTTATGTATCAATGGATTGTATGGAACTGCTGGTTTCTACCCCAAGTTCTTACTGGACCTTCAGTCAGATGTTCAGGTGATATCTTATGGTGGATGTTTCACTCAAGCCTATGTAATATACACATCTGTCATGTGTGAACTTTCTACTCTAACAGTGATGTCTTATGACAGGTATGTGGCAATATGTAGACCACTACTATACCATAACATTGTGACATCTTTAACTATTAGAAAGTTACTCTTATTGTCTTGGTGTTATCCTTTATTTATAGCACTCATAGCAGTTAGTTTAGCCGTCAGACTTCCTTTGTGTGGATCTCGCATTGATAAGATCTTCTGTGACATTCCGTCTATACTGAAACATGCATGTTTACCCATTACCATCAATCAGAATTTGAACAAATTTGTAATAGTGGTTCATGTTTTACAGTTACTTTACATTGTATTTTCTTACTGTCAGATTGTAAGGACTTGTGTAAAGTCAGCTAAGGGAAGGATTAAGTTCACACAGACATGTGTGCCACATTTAATAACAATGGTTATTTTCATCACAGTGACCCTGTTTGACACGTTGCAAGGGTGGAATAGTAGTGTAAATATTACGCTAAATATGCGTAATGCAATGGCTGTGCAATTCCTTGTTATACCACCTGTCTTTAACCCTCTCATATATGGACTTAACCTCCAGCAGATTCGAAGGGCCATTTTTAGAAAGTGTAATGCACATAAAATCATTGATATGAGACGTTAG